TATATGAACATCGCATGGAGCCAAATCGCGATTACCAAGTAATATCAACGACTATACGCGCTTCGTAACCTATACGAAATCTGTGATTTGAAATCCCAATTCGCATGCAAGTCCTAAAGTATTTTACCAAGGGTGGGATGTTAAATCTCTGAATAATAAAGACAAAATTTGGTAAAACAGCGAAAAAGCAGACTTGAGGCGTTACTTCAACTCTCAGCGTATAGTAGTTGAAACGAAATCAGTTTTGGCGGCCTTCAATGGCGTTGAGCACGATGGCGCTGGCCACGCCCAGGCGGCGGTCGAATTGGCGCCCGGTGTCGGGGCTGAAATCGACGGTCACTTTGAGCACAAAGGGGTTGAAATTCTGCTTGTATTGGGCCACAACCTGGTCGCCGAAGGTCGCGGTGTACTTCTGCGGCAGCAGCGATCCCAGGTCGAAGAAGCGTCGCAGCAGGGCCAGGGCGGTGCTGTCCTCCTGGATCATGCCGATGGGCTGGTCAGTCGCGTCGCAGATGGTGTACTCGTCGCGCAGCATCGACTTGAGCCCCTTGCGCTGGAGCATGCCGACCTTCTCGCCGGTCTGCGAGTCGAACACATCGTAGGCCGCGCTGATGTCGAGAATCTGCCGCGCCTGGATCCGCAGCAGCTCGAACTGCTTGTCTTCACCCGTGAAAACCCGGATGTCTTCCTTGAGCTTGAACGCCTTGAGCTCGGTGTAAAAGCAGAGCTGCTCAGCGCTGTCAAAGATATGAAAAGCCGCGCCCAGCACCTTGAGCACCTTGCGGCGAATCACGTAGACATCGTTTGCAAATCGCGGATCCATTATTACCTCCAGGCTAGAACCGACGCTCGTAAAGCTCCGGATTATAGTCTCTTTTTGGGAATTCAAGCCAGTATGTAGGCGCTGATTTGTCGAACTTTTTTTCGATCAGGTCGGCCCGTAAAAGCCGCGCGAGCAGCCCCGAGGGCGTAAGCACCAGGAAGAAAAATACGGTCAAAACCAGCCGCGTGGTGAACCAGCCCAGGCCCATGGCCAGCTTCATCCAGACCCGATATAGCGGGGTCAGGCCCTTGGGAAACACCAGGCCCAGCAGGCCCAAACCAGCCCCGATACCAACTAGATAGGGCCAGGCATTGCCGTGTTTATAGGCTGAGATGCAGGCCAGCAGGCCCAGGAATCCGGTGAGCAGCACACCGAAGTCGATGATCTGTTTGCGCTCGGCAATGCGCGCTTTGAGCTCTTTATCGCTAAGCTGTGCCATCAATCAATCCAGCTCATAGGTTTCGCGCCAGTCGCGTTGTTCTTTCCAAGGCTTTTGCACCGTCTTATCCAGTAGATAGGGCCCGACCGCCAGGTAGTCCATGTCAGTGCGCATAAAGCAGACAAAGGCGTCGTCCGGCGAACAGACGATGGGCTCGCCGCGCACGTTGAAGCTGGTGTTGATGATCACCGGGCAGCCGGTCAAGTCGTCGAAAGCCTTGATCATTTCGTAGTACAGCGGGTTGTCTTCGCGCGATACGGTCTGGAGTCGCGCCGAGTTGTTGACGTGGGTGATCGCCGGCACCTCGCTGCGGATAACCCGTAGTTTATCAAGACCTTGGGCAGCTTGATCCTCGTCGGATAGCTCGCGCAGCTTGTCGGCCTTAACGTCGGCGACCATCAGCATATAGGGGCTCTCGCCGTCGAAATCGAACCAATCGGCGACCTTATCGGCCAGCACGGTGGGCGCAAAGGGCCGGAAGCTCTCGCGAAATTTGATTTTGAGATTCATCACGGTCTGCATGTCGCGGCTGCGCGCGTCGCCGATGATCGAGCGTGAGCCCAGAGCCCGCGGCCCGAACTCGGTGCGGCCCTGGAACCAGCCGACCACCTTGTTGTCGGCGATCAGCTCGGCCACCCGCCCGGGAATTTGCCCCTGGTCGAGCAGCGTGTAGACCGCGCCGCGCTCGTCGAGTTGGCCCTTGATCTCGTCGGGTTCAAAGCCTGGTCCCAGGTAGCTGGCGTGCTGCAGGTCGGACTTGCCGTCGACCTGTCGTGGCTGGCCCTGGAGCACGTGCCAGACGAACAGCGCCGCGCCCAGCGCGCCTCCGGCGTCGCCTGCCGCGGGTTGGATCCAGACCTCGTCGAACGGACCTTCGCGCAGTAGTCTGCCGTTGCCCACGCAGTTGAGCGCCACGCCGCCGGCCAGGCACAGCTTGCTTAGGCCGGTGCGCTGGTGGGTGTGCCGCGCAATGTGCAGCATCGCGGTTTCGGTGACCTCCTGGATCGAACGCGCAACATCCATGTAGAACGTGTCGATCTTGGATTCGCCTTTGCGCGGCGGCCTGCCCAACAGCTTGTGGAAACGTCTGCTGGTCATGCGCAGGCCGGCCACGTAGTCGAAGTAGCGCATGTCGAGCTTGAACGAGCCGTCGTCGCGCAGGTCGATCAGGTTCTCGAGGATCAGGTCCACGTACTTGGGCTCGCCGTAGGGCGCCAGACCCATCAGCTTGTACTCGCCGAAGTTGACCTTGAACCCGCAGTAGTAGGTGAACGCCGAGTAGAGCAGCCCCAGGGAGTGCGGGAAGCGGATCTCCTGGTCGATGCGCAGCTCGTTGCCCGAGCCGCTGCCGATGGAGGTGGTGGTCCACTCGCCCACGCCGTCCAGGGTGATGATCGCCGCCTCGGGATAGGGGCTGGGGAAGAACGCTGAGGCCGCGTGGCTCTCGTGATGCTCGGGCATGTAGATCGGGCCCTGATAATCGTCGAGCTCGCGGCGGATCATCTCGGGCACCATCAGCTTGTGCTTGAGCCACATTGGGATCGCCATCATGAAGCTGCGCAGGCCGCGCGGCGCGTAGGCCAGATAGCTTTTCAAGATCCGCTCGAACTTGATAAACGGTTTGTCGTAGAACGCCACCGCGTCCAGATCGTGCGGCCCGATGCCCGCTGTTTTCAGGCAATATTCGATGGCATTCGCCGGATAGCCCGGGTCGTGCTTAAGCCGCGAGAACCGCTCCTCCTGGGCCGCGGCGACGATCCGGCCGTCTTGCAACAACGCGGCCGCGGAGTCGTGGTAAAAGGCGCTGATTCCCAGGATATTCATCGCAGATTCGGCTCCTCGGGGTTGAAGCAACGTTGGTACCATGCCCGGAGTACACGTTCAAGTTTTGGAATAGGCACTTGAGCCTTTTTTGCCGTCGGGCATATAATCCATGCTTCAAGCGCCCGTAGCTCAGCTGGATAGAGCAGCGGACTTCTAATCCGCAGGTCGCAGGTTCGAGTCCTGCCGGGCGCGCGAAAAACCACCCATGCGAATCTTCGTTCAGCGGCCACCCGTTATTTTGATTCCGCAGAACAGGCTCAGGTCGGGCGTGGCGTCGAACCACATCAGGTTCTCCACCGCCCCGAGTTCCAGCGAGCAACCCTGGGCAAGGGTGAAACGCAGGCCCGCGGCAAGCAGCAGGCCCGCGTTGCCCATGTCGCCGAAGTCCTCGAACGCAGGGGAGTCGTAGATCAATTGAACGCTCAGCGTGCAGCTTTTGCTCAGGGCAAGCTGCGGCGCCAGCAGCAGCGAACTCAGCCCCCGGCGCAGCCGTATCCCGGCCAGGTTGCGCTCGCGTCCGATGTGCGTATAGGCGGCGTTGAGGTGCATTGCGAACCTCTTGTACTGCCAGCTCAGTGCCAGTCCGAGCTGCGGCTCGAACCACGGCGGCCGGAAGTAGCACGAGCCTCCCAGGGCCAGCGGCAGGCTGGAGCCCACGGTCAGCGCCAGTGCCGGCCCGACCGGCATGCGGTCCAGCAGCGCCAGCGTCAGGCACAGCGATGGGTTGAGCGGCAGGGCCCAGGGACTGCCCTCATTGAGCAATTCTGTCCGCTTGCCTCGCGGCGCAACCCACAGCTCCTGATCGTTGCGCGGATAGCGCGAGCGGTGTTCCTGATCAATGCCGAACGCTGAGTGGAAGCGCATGATCGCCGCGTCCATGCTGCCGCCTTTGTGCCACAGCATCGGTATGTCCAAGCCCAGTTCCATGTGGCGACCCAAGGCTAAGCTGCCGTACAAGTCGAGCACCGTGGTCTCAAGGTCAATGCGGTAGTTGGGCTGCGGGCCACCCTGCCAGCCCCAGTGGTTGGCGTGAGTCAGTGTGGCGCGCAGTGCGGTCTGCTGCTGCGCCACGCGGCCGCTGCGCGGCAGCAACAGCATGTGCGGCAGGTGGGCGATCCCCTGATGGCGCACCAGCAGCGGGCCGTCCAGCGGATACTGCACGTCCGCAGCTCCGGCCGGCAACGCGACCAGCAGGCTAAAGGCTATCAGTATCGTGAAGAGGACGTTGCGCATGCTCCACGTCGATCAGCTGCCGGGAGACCAGGAAATTGGCAATCAGCTCGGCAACGAATTTGTTCCCCTGGATATTAGGGTGAACCAGATCAAAGAAAAAGGGAGCGAAAAAATCATGTCCGCGTTTGTCGAACCAGGCCTTGAGATCGAACAGTGGGACGTGGCTTTGCTCGGCAAAAGCGCAGGTCGCCCGATGGATCGGATACTGATTAATACAGCCCGGGGAAAAGGGTTCGGAGACCAGCACCAGCTCGATGGAGCGGCTGTGGCAGCTGCGCCTGATGTCCTCAAGGTTGAGTAGGTAGTCCTCGGGCCGTTCCTGTTTCGGAGTATTGATATCGCGGTGGATCTTGACCCCCTCGACGACTCTGCTCAGCCCTTGGATCAGTGCCGATTGGGCGAGGGGGTTGGCTGGATCGGACAGCGGCGAGAGGTTCCAGCTACGCTCCAGGGCATTGTAGCGGCTGCGAATCAGCGGCGGATGGTTGAACTGGTCGTTGAATCCGACGTAGGCGATGATCATTTCGGGTTCGAAAAAGACCATCAGGTTTTCGACCAACAGTGAGATCTGAAAGGTGCCGAATGCGCTCACCCCGCCGTTGAGCACCTCCACCGCGTCGTATTCACGCTCGTGCAGCGCGAGCTCGAGCTGCGCCGGCCAAGCCTGAGGCGGTTTGATCCCGCAGTCGCCGATGGTCGCCGAACCGCCCACCGCAATGATCCGGTAGACTCCCGCGGGTTTGTCCAGCTCCGCGCGCTCAATGCCGCGCAGCGGCGCCAGCCTGTTCACGATCTGGCACACCACCTCCTCTTTATTAGCCGGCGGAGTCCAGAGGATGGACTCGGTGATCGCCGTGGGCGCGCCCATGTCCATCGGCTTCAGGTGCGGCTCCAGGTAGCTGTTCCCGAGCAGGGACTCGGCCAGCGCGAGAAAGGCCAGGGCCACGCAGAACAGACCGAGGTTGGGATTGCGCAGTCGATGGCCCATTTCCACAAGCTGGTAACCCAACAGCACCGGGCCGGACAGGGCCAGAGTCACCAGCCAGCCGTTGAGCGCCGGGGGAGGCTCGATGCTGAAGTGGCGCCAGGTGAAATAGAGCGCAGCGGGCAGAAAGCACCAGGCCGCGCGCCGGCCAAGCTCGGCCTGGCCCCGGCTGCGGGGCCGGGCGAGAAGCACCGCCGCCGCCAGCAGCAGGAGGATCGCGCAGGTGTGCAGCGGGTCGGAGCCCGTCGCCCACCAAACGCAGACCAGGACCAGGATCGGTCCGAGCACGGTCAGCAGGGTGCTGCCGTACGACAGCCTGCTGAACAGGCCCCTGCGGCGCAGTATGAAGCTGATCCTGAACAACAAGTAGAGCGGGACGGCCAGTTGCAGAAAGGCCTCTCGATGAGGGTTGCCCAGGGCCAGCCCGAGCATAATCACCCAGATCGGCGAGGTGTGCAGCAGACCCAACCCAAGGGCGCTGGAGTAGTTGATGCGCGCCAGCCGGGCCACGAGCCAGGCCTCGAGCGGGAGCGCCGCGAATACCGCCAGCAGCGGAAGGTCGATGCGGTTCATCGGCGGCCTGACTCTTGGTCCAGGGGGACAAGCCGGTTTTGCACAAGGAAATTGGAGATGATCTGGGCCATCAGCCGACCGCCGTGCTCGTTGGGATGCACGTTGTCGATAAAGCAGTCCTCAAATAACTGCTGCCCACGGGATGCGAACCAGGCGTGCATATCAAAAAACGAAACCTCATTGGCTTCAGCGAAATCCGCCAACCGCTCATAGATCAAGTTTCGTCCCTTGCTCGGAGTGAATGCCTCACTCACGATCACCATTCGTATGCCATGACGATCACAGAGCTTTTTAATGTCTCGCAGGTTCGCCTCCAGCAAAAGGGTCATGTCGCTCTGTTGCTGCTCAATGGGTTTTTCGCGGCGGATATGGACACCCTCGACAATGCGGCACAGGCCTTGCGCCAGGGCCGAGGCTGCCAGGGTTCCCTCGGGATCGTTGAACAGCGAGTACTTCCAGCGCCAATTCTCCTCGTCCCAAAGTTCGCGATAGACGTATTCGTGGCGATTGCTGTCATTGACGCCGATGTACAGCAGCAGCATGTCGGGCTCGAAGTGGACCAGCACGGTCCGCAGCATCAGCAGGATGCGGAACGAACCCCAGGCGTCGATGCCGACGTTGATCACCTGGGATGCGGACGAGCCGCATCGTCCGAGGTCCTTTCCCAGCTGCTCGGGCCATCGGTTCTGTTGCTCGACGTAGACCATTGCCGTTGCCGAGCCGCCAGCCGCGAAAATGCGGTATTCGCCAGGCCTTTTGGCGTTGGGAATGGACCTTGGCCACTCGAAGGGAAGGTCGCGGCCCAGAGTCATTGAATTAAGCTCAGCCTGGTTTCGTGGCGGAACCCAGATGTAAGCGGTGGCCACCGGACTGGGATCGCCCAGGTCCATCGGTCGCAGGTGCGAGGCCAGTCCACTTTGTTCGAGCATGCCGTCGGCAAGCACCAGAAAGGCCAGGGCGATGAAAAAAAGGCTGCTGTTGGGCCGTCGCACCAGAAGGTCACTGTCGAGGATCTGGTAGCCGACCAGGACCGGTCCCGAAAGCCCGAGGGGCAATAGCCACCAGGGGATGGCGCGTTCGAACCCCGGGCCGTCAAACGTCCACCAACTGAAGACCAGCGCCGCAGGTAGAAACGCCCAACCCAGGCGGCGTAGTAGCGATGGTCCATCGGCCCTGCCGGGCCAGGCCAAAACGAGCCCCATGATCAGCAGCAGTAGGGCGGGAAAACCGCGGGTGCTGCACCAAGGGAGAATCAAGGCCACGGACCATGTGCTCAAGACCAAGCCAAGGATGGCCAGTGGAGCACCGCCGCGTGAGCTAAGCCGTAGAATTCCCAAGCGCTTGAGCACGAAGCCGACCCTGAAAACAGCATAAAATCCCAGCCCCAGTTTCACGAAGGGAACACGGTGCGGATTGTCCGCACTGAGCAATATCAGCGGCAGCCAGGCTGGAAGGGCGTGCGCAAAGCCGCTGAGCAAACATGTAAGGTAGCGGCTTTTAGCGATGATCGAGATCAACAACGCCTCGAGCAACAGGGCTGC
This Candidatus Alcyoniella australis DNA region includes the following protein-coding sequences:
- a CDS encoding SxtJ family membrane protein — protein: MAQLSDKELKARIAERKQIIDFGVLLTGFLGLLACISAYKHGNAWPYLVGIGAGLGLLGLVFPKGLTPLYRVWMKLAMGLGWFTTRLVLTVFFFLVLTPSGLLARLLRADLIEKKFDKSAPTYWLEFPKRDYNPELYERRF
- a CDS encoding carbamoyltransferase, whose amino-acid sequence is MNILGISAFYHDSAAALLQDGRIVAAAQEERFSRLKHDPGYPANAIEYCLKTAGIGPHDLDAVAFYDKPFIKFERILKSYLAYAPRGLRSFMMAIPMWLKHKLMVPEMIRRELDDYQGPIYMPEHHESHAASAFFPSPYPEAAIITLDGVGEWTTTSIGSGSGNELRIDQEIRFPHSLGLLYSAFTYYCGFKVNFGEYKLMGLAPYGEPKYVDLILENLIDLRDDGSFKLDMRYFDYVAGLRMTSRRFHKLLGRPPRKGESKIDTFYMDVARSIQEVTETAMLHIARHTHQRTGLSKLCLAGGVALNCVGNGRLLREGPFDEVWIQPAAGDAGGALGAALFVWHVLQGQPRQVDGKSDLQHASYLGPGFEPDEIKGQLDERGAVYTLLDQGQIPGRVAELIADNKVVGWFQGRTEFGPRALGSRSIIGDARSRDMQTVMNLKIKFRESFRPFAPTVLADKVADWFDFDGESPYMLMVADVKADKLRELSDEDQAAQGLDKLRVIRSEVPAITHVNNSARLQTVSREDNPLYYEMIKAFDDLTGCPVIINTSFNVRGEPIVCSPDDAFVCFMRTDMDYLAVGPYLLDKTVQKPWKEQRDWRETYELD
- a CDS encoding DUF3187 family protein, with protein sequence MRNVLFTILIAFSLLVALPAGAADVQYPLDGPLLVRHQGIAHLPHMLLLPRSGRVAQQQTALRATLTHANHWGWQGGPQPNYRIDLETTVLDLYGSLALGRHMELGLDIPMLWHKGGSMDAAIMRFHSAFGIDQEHRSRYPRNDQELWVAPRGKRTELLNEGSPWALPLNPSLCLTLALLDRMPVGPALALTVGSSLPLALGGSCYFRPPWFEPQLGLALSWQYKRFAMHLNAAYTHIGRERNLAGIRLRRGLSSLLLAPQLALSKSCTLSVQLIYDSPAFEDFGDMGNAGLLLAAGLRFTLAQGCSLELGAVENLMWFDATPDLSLFCGIKITGGR
- a CDS encoding SGNH/GDSL hydrolase family protein gives rise to the protein MNRIDLPLLAVFAALPLEAWLVARLARINYSSALGLGLLHTSPIWVIMLGLALGNPHREAFLQLAVPLYLLFRISFILRRRGLFSRLSYGSTLLTVLGPILVLVCVWWATGSDPLHTCAILLLLAAAVLLARPRSRGQAELGRRAAWCFLPAALYFTWRHFSIEPPPALNGWLVTLALSGPVLLGYQLVEMGHRLRNPNLGLFCVALAFLALAESLLGNSYLEPHLKPMDMGAPTAITESILWTPPANKEEVVCQIVNRLAPLRGIERAELDKPAGVYRIIAVGGSATIGDCGIKPPQAWPAQLELALHEREYDAVEVLNGGVSAFGTFQISLLVENLMVFFEPEMIIAYVGFNDQFNHPPLIRSRYNALERSWNLSPLSDPANPLAQSALIQGLSRVVEGVKIHRDINTPKQERPEDYLLNLEDIRRSCHSRSIELVLVSEPFSPGCINQYPIHRATCAFAEQSHVPLFDLKAWFDKRGHDFFAPFFFDLVHPNIQGNKFVAELIANFLVSRQLIDVEHAQRPLHDTDSL
- a CDS encoding SGNH/GDSL hydrolase family protein produces the protein MIQLLLIVTAALLLEALLISIIAKSRYLTCLLSGFAHALPAWLPLILLSADNPHRVPFVKLGLGFYAVFRVGFVLKRLGILRLSSRGGAPLAILGLVLSTWSVALILPWCSTRGFPALLLLIMGLVLAWPGRADGPSLLRRLGWAFLPAALVFSWWTFDGPGFERAIPWWLLPLGLSGPVLVGYQILDSDLLVRRPNSSLFFIALAFLVLADGMLEQSGLASHLRPMDLGDPSPVATAYIWVPPRNQAELNSMTLGRDLPFEWPRSIPNAKRPGEYRIFAAGGSATAMVYVEQQNRWPEQLGKDLGRCGSSASQVINVGIDAWGSFRILLMLRTVLVHFEPDMLLLYIGVNDSNRHEYVYRELWDEENWRWKYSLFNDPEGTLAASALAQGLCRIVEGVHIRREKPIEQQQSDMTLLLEANLRDIKKLCDRHGIRMVIVSEAFTPSKGRNLIYERLADFAEANEVSFFDMHAWFASRGQQLFEDCFIDNVHPNEHGGRLMAQIISNFLVQNRLVPLDQESGRR